From the genome of Petrotoga sibirica DSM 13575:
TGAAATGAGCAATAAAGTAAGATTTGGTTTAATAGGCACTGGAAGTGTGGCAAAAGTTCATGCTAAAGCTTTACAAAGTTTAGAAGCTGGCCAATTAGTAGCAATCTCTACAAGAAAGAAAAGAAAAGGAGAAATTTTTGCAAAAGAGTTTAATTGTGATTATTACACTGATTACAGAGAGCTCCTAGAAAAAAGTGATATAGACGTAGTATGTGTTACTCTTCCAAGTGGATTACATGCGGATATTGGAATAGAAGCTGCAAAATGCGGAAAACATGTAGTAGTTGAAAAGCCTATAGATATAACCCTTAAAAAAGCAGATGCATTGATAAATGAGTGTGAAAGACAACATGTTCAGTTAAGTGTGATTTTTCAAAGGAGATTTTCAGATGCGATAATAAAATTAAAAAAATCCATAGAAAAAGACAATTTTGGACAATTGAATTTTGGCGCAGCTCATACTAAATGGTATAGAAGCCAAGATTACTTTAACGATAGTAATTGGCATGGAACATGGCAATTAGATGGAGGCGGTGCATTAATTAACCAGTCAATACACTATGTTGATCTCCTGCGTTACACTATGGGAGAAATTGAAGAGGTTTTTGCTTTTTCCGCCACAAGGATGCATGATATTGAAGTAGAAGATGTTTTAACTGGGACAGTTAAGTTCAAAAATGGGGCACTTGGACTTATTGAAGCCAACACAGCTGCTTATCCAGGATTGTATTCCAGATTGGATGTTTATGGTGAAAAAGGATTAGTGGTAATTGTCGACGAAAAAATAGACACTTGGAAAACGGACCAATACACCTTTGAAAGAAAAGAAAGCGAAAAGCAAAAAAATGGACAAAGCTCTCCAGAAATCGATTATTATTTACATCAAAGGCAGTTAAAAAATATAATTGAAAGTATTTTAGAAAATAAAAAACCTATGGTCACTGGAATAGATGCCAGAAATACCTTATCAGTAGTATTAGCGTTATATGAATCATCAAGAACCAAGAGACCTCAGAAGGTTGATATTATATAGAATTAAGATGTATAAAATTTAATAGACAGTTATCCTTGTGGATGGTTGAAGTCTTTTGCTCTTCTTTACGGGCGGCTGCGGGTCTAGGGGGCGCTACATATAATGTTTTAGAATTTCCAAAGACAGCATAAAAATTAAATTAGAGGAGGTTAGAAAAATGTCTTTTTTAGACGAAAATTATTTACTACAAAACAACACTTCGAAGATGTTGTATAATTCAATTAAAGATCTCCCTATCTTAGATGCTCACAATCACGGGGATGTGGAAGAGATCGTTGAGGATAAAGGTTGGGATGACATCTGGCAAATCGAAGGCGAGACAGATCATTATGTTTGGGAAT
Proteins encoded in this window:
- a CDS encoding Gfo/Idh/MocA family protein; protein product: MSNKVRFGLIGTGSVAKVHAKALQSLEAGQLVAISTRKKRKGEIFAKEFNCDYYTDYRELLEKSDIDVVCVTLPSGLHADIGIEAAKCGKHVVVEKPIDITLKKADALINECERQHVQLSVIFQRRFSDAIIKLKKSIEKDNFGQLNFGAAHTKWYRSQDYFNDSNWHGTWQLDGGGALINQSIHYVDLLRYTMGEIEEVFAFSATRMHDIEVEDVLTGTVKFKNGALGLIEANTAAYPGLYSRLDVYGEKGLVVIVDEKIDTWKTDQYTFERKESEKQKNGQSSPEIDYYLHQRQLKNIIESILENKKPMVTGIDARNTLSVVLALYESSRTKRPQKVDII